A genomic region of Erythrobacter sp. SCSIO 43205 contains the following coding sequences:
- the pdxH gene encoding pyridoxamine 5'-phosphate oxidase — translation MINNSNTLDEAQLADSVIPSGSDPYALFDEWFALAKEAELNDPNAMALATATPDAMPSVRMVLLKGHGAHESGRGGFTFFTNADSRKGGEIRSNMKASLLFHWKSLRRQIRIEGPLEEVSPERADEYFHSRPYKSQVGSAASDQSRPMENRQDYIDKVTQIWAKYEQDGKVPRPPHWTGFTLRPERIEFWIDRDNRLHDRRQFTLSGAGDALKWSDTLLYP, via the coding sequence ATGATTAATAACTCCAACACGCTCGATGAGGCGCAATTGGCCGATAGCGTCATCCCGTCTGGCAGCGATCCTTACGCGCTGTTCGATGAATGGTTTGCGTTAGCCAAAGAGGCAGAGCTGAACGATCCCAACGCGATGGCGCTGGCGACAGCGACCCCTGATGCGATGCCTTCGGTGCGCATGGTGCTTTTGAAGGGGCACGGTGCCCATGAAAGCGGGAGGGGCGGTTTCACCTTCTTCACCAATGCCGACAGCCGCAAAGGGGGCGAAATCCGTTCCAATATGAAGGCGAGCCTGCTGTTCCATTGGAAGTCCTTGCGCCGTCAAATCCGGATCGAGGGGCCTTTGGAAGAGGTGTCGCCGGAGCGCGCTGACGAATATTTTCACTCGCGCCCCTACAAAAGCCAGGTCGGATCAGCGGCAAGCGATCAATCACGCCCGATGGAAAACCGGCAGGATTACATCGACAAGGTGACGCAAATCTGGGCTAAATATGAGCAGGACGGCAAAGTTCCGCGCCCGCCGCATTGGACGGGCTTTACTCTGCGCCCTGAGCGGATTGAGTTCTGGATTGACCGCGACAATCGCCTCCACGACCGGCGGCAGTTCACCCTTTCGGGCGCGGGCGATGCGCTCAAATGGAGCGATACGCTGCTTTATCCCTAG
- a CDS encoding YihY/virulence factor BrkB family protein — MKHSAPAATEHETPSFSLQVRSLSPEARRLRAQNNPVRFAAREGLITHQVSPQAGLLARIAHYTGPGTRVFETLRRTLLGTWQDGFIHAGNLAYLSMLAIFPFFIIGAALFDLIGGRELALELVNAVLVATPPTVSRAIAPVALEIVDVPQGWVLWLGVGVALWTASNLIETIRDILRRAYGTKPLLAFWKARLFSAALIIGAVVLLMVSLFASVMIGTIQQVILSGLPQLSEMVADLRISRIVPAIGLTVALYLLFYSLTPPRYRRARFPKWPGPLFTAAWWIGVTTIMPPVMRSAITYDLIYGSMAGIIIALFFFWLVGLGLVIGAELNAALAEPENDPQGFAQSEEE, encoded by the coding sequence TTGAAACATTCAGCCCCCGCAGCAACCGAGCACGAAACGCCTTCATTCAGCCTGCAGGTTCGCTCGCTTTCGCCCGAAGCGCGGCGATTGAGAGCGCAAAACAACCCGGTTCGCTTTGCCGCTCGTGAGGGCCTCATCACGCATCAGGTCAGTCCGCAGGCAGGTCTGCTTGCGCGCATCGCCCATTACACAGGGCCCGGAACGCGCGTGTTTGAAACCCTGCGCCGCACGCTTTTGGGAACATGGCAGGACGGCTTCATCCATGCAGGCAATCTTGCCTATCTCTCGATGCTGGCAATCTTTCCCTTCTTCATCATCGGCGCAGCATTATTCGACCTGATCGGCGGGCGCGAGCTTGCCCTTGAACTGGTCAATGCGGTGCTCGTGGCAACCCCGCCAACGGTAAGCCGAGCGATTGCCCCTGTCGCGCTTGAAATTGTCGATGTGCCGCAAGGGTGGGTCTTGTGGCTGGGGGTTGGCGTCGCGCTGTGGACGGCCTCCAACCTGATCGAGACGATCCGCGACATCTTGCGCCGCGCTTATGGCACAAAGCCGCTTCTCGCATTCTGGAAAGCACGGCTTTTTTCGGCTGCCCTCATAATCGGCGCGGTCGTGCTTTTGATGGTGTCGCTGTTTGCAAGCGTAATGATCGGGACCATTCAGCAAGTCATTTTGAGCGGTCTGCCGCAATTGTCAGAGATGGTCGCCGATTTGCGGATCTCGCGCATCGTTCCGGCAATTGGCCTGACGGTCGCGCTTTATCTTTTGTTCTATTCACTCACCCCGCCACGCTATCGCCGCGCGCGCTTCCCAAAATGGCCAGGGCCATTGTTCACCGCCGCGTGGTGGATCGGCGTCACCACCATCATGCCGCCGGTCATGCGCAGTGCTATCACCTATGACCTCATCTATGGCAGCATGGCCGGAATTATCATTGCCCTGTTCTTTTTCTGGCTAGTGGGGCTTGGCCTCGTTATCGGAGCAGAATTGAACGCAGCGCTGGCCGAACCGGAAAATGATCCGCAAGGCTTTGCACAAAGCGAAGAGGAATAA
- a CDS encoding DUF1153 domain-containing protein — protein MIENQDIRPAQVIGPLGEPLTLDDLPSPSTKRWVVRRKAEVVAAVNGGLLTIDEVLERYSLTLEEFASWQRAVDRSGMQGLRVTRIQHYRDLYERQLKY, from the coding sequence ATGATTGAGAATCAGGATATCCGTCCAGCACAAGTGATCGGCCCGCTCGGCGAGCCGTTGACCTTGGACGATCTTCCTTCGCCATCCACCAAACGGTGGGTCGTGCGTCGCAAGGCCGAAGTGGTTGCCGCTGTAAACGGTGGCCTGCTCACGATTGACGAAGTGCTTGAACGCTATTCGCTCACGCTCGAAGAGTTCGCCTCATGGCAGCGCGCGGTTGATCGTTCTGGTATGCAGGGCCTTCGCGTGACCCGCATTCAGCACTATCGCGACCTTTATGAACGCCAATTGAAATACTGA
- a CDS encoding serine hydrolase: protein MMRICRSSILAAAILPALISCGEAPPPAPPPLPQEALDAVTDDAGAPMDQLARQIDELFTKEGLGETRAVFLMVDGKIAAERYAEGYDADTRHISWSMAKTVTAVLIGMLVADGLLDEDSPAPIPDWQRSGDPRAEITLEHLLQMRSGLRHTEAGDPPYESSEVRMLFLDGRDDMAKWAKEQPLEAEPGEKFEYSSNTTVILADIAANALTDSKNPDTRRRAVANYLEERLFAPLGMTSMVPEFDASGTLIGGSLMHASAADYAKFGEFLRAGGKAPSGEQLVPSGWVEKMLRPSPASAHYGYQIWLNRPNANLEWPHPLFPDRAPQSLFSLIGHMGQYVLVSPDQKVTLVRLGHSTSEERRAMLQEAADVLALYP, encoded by the coding sequence ATGATGCGTATTTGCCGTTCCTCTATCCTTGCTGCCGCCATCCTTCCAGCCCTCATCTCTTGTGGAGAGGCTCCGCCGCCTGCCCCGCCGCCACTTCCGCAAGAAGCACTCGACGCGGTTACCGATGACGCGGGCGCGCCGATGGATCAGCTTGCGCGCCAGATCGACGAGCTGTTTACGAAAGAAGGGCTTGGCGAAACGCGCGCCGTTTTCCTCATGGTTGATGGCAAAATCGCAGCCGAGCGATACGCGGAAGGGTATGATGCTGACACCCGGCACATCAGCTGGTCGATGGCCAAGACGGTCACGGCGGTCCTGATCGGGATGCTGGTTGCAGATGGTTTGCTCGACGAAGACAGCCCTGCCCCCATTCCCGATTGGCAGAGGAGCGGCGACCCACGCGCTGAGATTACACTGGAACATCTCCTGCAAATGCGCAGCGGGCTTCGCCATACCGAAGCGGGCGATCCGCCTTATGAGAGCTCCGAGGTGCGGATGCTTTTCCTCGATGGGCGCGACGATATGGCCAAATGGGCCAAGGAGCAGCCGCTTGAGGCAGAGCCGGGCGAAAAGTTTGAGTATTCCTCGAACACTACCGTAATCCTTGCCGATATTGCCGCCAATGCTTTGACCGATAGCAAGAACCCCGACACCCGCCGCCGCGCGGTGGCGAACTACCTTGAAGAGCGCCTGTTCGCTCCCCTTGGCATGACCTCTATGGTGCCCGAATTCGACGCTTCGGGAACGCTCATCGGGGGCAGCCTGATGCACGCCAGCGCTGCCGATTATGCCAAGTTTGGCGAATTCCTGCGCGCCGGCGGTAAAGCGCCATCGGGTGAGCAATTGGTGCCAAGCGGCTGGGTTGAAAAGATGCTGAGGCCAAGCCCGGCAAGCGCCCACTATGGCTATCAAATCTGGCTCAACCGCCCCAATGCGAACCTCGAATGGCCGCACCCGCTGTTCCCGGACAGAGCGCCGCAAAGCCTTTTCTCACTCATCGGCCATATGGGTCAGTATGTGCTTGTCTCTCCCGATCAAAAGGTAACGCTGGTGCGACTGGGCCATTCGACCAGCGAGGAGCGGCGAGCGATGCTGCAAGAAGCCGCGGATGTGCTCGCGCTCTATCCATAG
- a CDS encoding efflux RND transporter permease subunit has product MNFRNLSAWSIRNPVIPLVLFTALLFAGLVSFLRMDVTNNPDVEFPGVQVNISQPGASPTEIENQITQRVESALRSISGVNSIQSTASEGSSSTFVEFEVGTDIIEAVNEVETAVASVRASLPDGILEPRINKVDIAGDPIGYIAVEADDMTIEELSWFIDDTVAKRLLQINGMAEVGRFGGVDREIEVILDPAKMQAFGVTATQINNVLRSSNLDAAGGLAEVGGTRQSLRVLGNDDSAYELSQRQIQLGDGRTIRVADVATVRDGIGERTSVSEVIDREVVNFYMNRARGASDLAVYDAAMEELDKIEAETEGVRFIRMFTSTTYTESQYKSSISALIEGAVLAVIVVFFFLRDWRATLISAVAIPLSAIPTFFFMDLLGFNLNFLSLLALALVAGVLVDDAIVEIENIVRHMRMGKTAYQASIDAADEIGLPVVATSFCIVAVFLPVGLMPGVTGQFFKNFGLTVVVAVLMSLAVARMVTPLMAAYFLSAKGAGSHGEGPWMDRYMAVLRWTLDRNGLRARREGVEPPRKRWLYIPALLLVTILLLAVTAVALFMGFNAISGIGIPDALASAVTDDKFSMLHFLISKAFEIVQLLLASLLALLAGLGVFKLIEFLGNIGRSKPGATTYLTARFYDHRIWMLAIGWFSFLVTMLLFGQIPPQFQPTIDDENSAVEIEMVPGTTLASTKVVSDKVDAILREQPEVERTMQRIRIGNSTIFVKLKEDRERTSIEFERELAPELAKIPDARVRFRSQSGGFGSGRDMTIMLAGSNPDLLEETAATLVEQMRGIDSLVAPRVAADLNRPEIIITPREQIAAELGVSTIALSSTIRIATLGEIEQNAARFSLSDRQIPIRVKLSEESRSSLTTIENLPVPTNRGGTVPLSRVADIEFGSGPTAIQRYNQNRRVLVGADLASGVLKGEAQAEIDALPILQNLPTGVIRDVVGEEEWQQELQANLVIAIIAGVLLVFACLVLLYKRLMSPLVNMTSLALAPLGGILLVWLLGMPQSMPVYIGILLLLGIVSKNSILLIDFAIEEMERGTSKLEAILEAGHKRAQPIVMTTVAMTAGMVPVAISLSGDGAWRQPMGVVVIGGLILSTLLTLVIVPAGFSLADGFERRVGPWLRETLLTYKPGDDTKPIEPEGGSAGAEPIPARRLPPGAEPAE; this is encoded by the coding sequence ATGAATTTTCGTAATCTTTCCGCTTGGTCGATCCGCAATCCGGTTATCCCGCTGGTGCTTTTCACCGCGCTGTTGTTTGCAGGGCTGGTCAGCTTTTTACGCATGGATGTGACCAACAATCCGGATGTTGAGTTTCCGGGCGTTCAGGTAAACATCTCACAGCCCGGTGCCTCGCCGACAGAGATCGAAAACCAGATTACTCAACGCGTGGAAAGCGCGCTGCGCTCAATCAGCGGGGTCAATTCAATCCAATCCACCGCAAGCGAAGGCAGCTCTTCGACATTTGTCGAATTTGAAGTCGGCACTGACATTATCGAGGCGGTCAATGAGGTCGAAACCGCGGTTGCGTCTGTAAGGGCTAGCCTTCCCGACGGCATTCTTGAGCCGCGCATCAACAAGGTAGATATTGCTGGCGATCCGATTGGCTATATCGCGGTCGAAGCCGACGATATGACCATCGAAGAGCTCAGCTGGTTCATCGACGATACGGTGGCAAAGCGTCTCCTTCAAATCAACGGCATGGCAGAAGTGGGCCGTTTCGGCGGTGTTGACCGCGAGATCGAAGTGATCCTTGACCCTGCGAAAATGCAGGCTTTTGGCGTCACCGCCACGCAGATCAACAATGTGTTGCGCTCATCCAATCTTGATGCGGCAGGCGGTCTTGCCGAGGTTGGTGGCACGCGCCAATCCCTGCGCGTTCTGGGCAATGATGACAGTGCTTACGAACTCTCACAGCGCCAGATTCAGCTGGGTGACGGGCGCACCATTCGCGTGGCTGATGTGGCCACTGTCCGCGACGGTATTGGTGAGCGGACATCGGTCAGCGAAGTGATCGACCGCGAGGTGGTCAATTTCTACATGAACCGGGCGCGCGGTGCGTCTGATTTGGCGGTCTATGATGCCGCGATGGAAGAGCTCGACAAGATTGAGGCGGAAACCGAAGGCGTGCGCTTCATTCGGATGTTCACCTCCACCACATACACTGAAAGCCAGTACAAAAGTTCGATTTCAGCATTGATCGAAGGCGCTGTTCTGGCGGTGATCGTGGTGTTCTTCTTCCTGCGCGATTGGCGAGCGACCTTGATCAGTGCGGTGGCGATCCCGCTCTCAGCCATACCGACCTTCTTCTTCATGGATTTGCTCGGGTTCAACCTCAACTTCCTCTCGCTTCTTGCGCTTGCCCTTGTCGCAGGCGTTCTGGTCGATGACGCGATCGTGGAGATTGAGAATATCGTGCGCCATATGCGCATGGGCAAAACCGCTTATCAGGCGAGTATCGATGCCGCCGACGAAATCGGTCTTCCGGTGGTAGCCACGAGCTTTTGTATCGTTGCGGTGTTCCTGCCCGTTGGCCTCATGCCGGGTGTTACGGGGCAATTCTTCAAGAACTTCGGCCTGACCGTTGTGGTCGCCGTTTTGATGTCGCTCGCCGTTGCGCGGATGGTCACGCCGCTTATGGCCGCCTATTTCCTATCCGCCAAAGGTGCTGGCTCCCACGGCGAAGGGCCATGGATGGACCGCTATATGGCGGTGCTTCGCTGGACACTTGATCGAAACGGCCTGCGGGCCCGGCGTGAAGGGGTCGAGCCACCGCGCAAACGCTGGTTGTATATTCCCGCGCTGCTTCTTGTGACGATCCTGCTCTTGGCGGTAACGGCTGTTGCATTGTTCATGGGCTTTAACGCGATCAGCGGCATTGGCATCCCGGACGCGCTTGCGTCGGCTGTGACCGATGACAAGTTTTCAATGTTGCACTTCCTCATCTCCAAGGCCTTCGAGATCGTGCAATTGCTGCTTGCCTCCTTGCTTGCATTGCTGGCTGGATTGGGCGTGTTCAAGCTGATTGAATTTCTCGGCAATATCGGGCGCAGCAAACCGGGCGCGACCACCTATCTCACGGCTCGTTTTTACGATCATCGGATCTGGATGCTCGCCATCGGTTGGTTCTCGTTCCTCGTGACGATGCTGCTGTTCGGGCAAATCCCGCCGCAGTTCCAGCCAACGATTGACGATGAAAACTCTGCGGTCGAAATCGAGATGGTGCCCGGCACAACGCTCGCCTCGACCAAGGTTGTCTCCGATAAGGTCGACGCCATCTTGCGCGAGCAGCCCGAGGTGGAGCGCACCATGCAGCGCATTCGCATCGGCAATTCGACCATTTTCGTGAAGCTCAAGGAGGACCGCGAACGCACCTCAATCGAGTTTGAGCGTGAGCTCGCGCCGGAACTCGCCAAGATACCCGATGCGCGGGTGCGTTTCCGCTCGCAAAGCGGCGGCTTTGGTTCGGGCCGCGATATGACCATCATGCTCGCAGGGTCCAACCCTGACCTGCTTGAAGAGACGGCTGCGACTTTGGTCGAGCAAATGCGCGGGATCGACAGTCTGGTTGCGCCGCGTGTGGCCGCAGACCTCAATCGTCCAGAGATCATCATTACCCCGCGCGAACAAATCGCCGCTGAGCTGGGCGTGAGCACTATCGCTTTGTCATCTACGATCCGCATCGCCACATTGGGTGAGATTGAACAGAACGCTGCGCGCTTCTCGCTCTCGGACCGTCAAATTCCGATCCGCGTCAAACTCTCTGAAGAATCGCGGAGCAGTCTTACCACGATTGAGAACCTGCCCGTTCCCACCAATCGCGGCGGGACCGTACCACTCAGCCGCGTTGCCGATATTGAGTTTGGTTCTGGCCCGACAGCCATCCAGCGCTATAATCAGAACCGCCGCGTTCTGGTCGGTGCTGATCTTGCAAGTGGTGTCTTGAAAGGCGAGGCGCAGGCCGAGATTGATGCGCTGCCCATTCTTCAAAATCTGCCTACAGGCGTTATCCGCGATGTGGTCGGCGAAGAGGAGTGGCAGCAAGAATTGCAGGCGAACCTCGTCATTGCGATTATCGCAGGCGTCCTGCTGGTGTTTGCTTGCCTGGTCCTCCTCTACAAGCGTTTGATGAGCCCGCTGGTCAATATGACCTCTCTGGCGCTCGCGCCTTTGGGCGGCATTTTGCTGGTCTGGCTGCTTGGTATGCCGCAATCCATGCCGGTTTATATCGGCATCCTCCTGTTGCTTGGCATCGTCTCCAAAAACTCGATCCTGCTTATCGATTTCGCGATTGAGGAGATGGAGAGGGGCACGTCCAAGCTTGAGGCAATCCTCGAAGCGGGCCACAAACGCGCACAGCCGATCGTCATGACTACGGTTGCAATGACCGCTGGCATGGTTCCGGTCGCAATCTCGCTAAGCGGTGATGGTGCGTGGCGTCAGCCTATGGGCGTGGTGGTGATTGGCGGCCTTATCCTCTCTACGCTGCTGACGCTTGTGATCGTCCCCGCAGGGTTCAGCCTTGCCGACGGGTTTGAACGCCGCGTTGGCCCGTGGCTGCGCGAGACATTGCTGACCTACAAACCCGGCGATGACACAAAGCCGATTGAGCCCGAAGGCGGCAGCGCTGGCGCTGAACCGATCCCTGCGCGTCGCCTCCCTCCGGGAGCCGAGCCTGCGGAGTAA
- a CDS encoding efflux RND transporter periplasmic adaptor subunit, whose translation MNYASTITAEAQDDIPADALARYQEKQGSNLMRNLLIAGGIVLALFLALGAYFALAGGEPVGAGDDNAQAPVVTVIAPGQTTVNGTITAPGTIAARRPMPVGVVGEGGQVLSVRVDAGDWVRQGEVLAVIDRSVQTQQAAAQEAQIAVAQADADLAQSNLDRALQLVERGFISKAEIDRLTATRDSAVARIKVARAQLSELRARNARLNIVAPASGYVLERNVEPGQTVSAGSGALFTIARGGEFEMMAQVSESQLASLSTGVQASVTPTGSEKSFTGQVWQLSPTIDAQTRQGTARIALSYAPELRPGGFATATINSGSVTATVLPESAVLADEEGSYVYVIDAENKAVRTPVETGMVTPQGIAIVGGLTGNESIVEKAGGFLNPGETVNPKRAEQ comes from the coding sequence ATGAATTACGCGTCCACGATCACAGCCGAAGCGCAGGATGACATCCCTGCCGACGCGCTTGCGCGGTATCAGGAAAAACAGGGTTCTAATCTCATGCGCAACCTTTTGATTGCGGGCGGTATTGTGCTCGCTTTGTTTTTGGCCCTGGGCGCCTATTTCGCGCTTGCCGGCGGAGAGCCGGTCGGGGCTGGCGATGACAATGCTCAGGCGCCTGTCGTCACGGTGATCGCGCCTGGTCAGACTACGGTGAACGGAACCATTACTGCTCCTGGCACGATTGCAGCGCGTCGTCCGATGCCGGTGGGCGTAGTGGGCGAGGGAGGCCAGGTTCTCTCGGTGCGCGTCGATGCTGGTGATTGGGTGCGCCAAGGCGAGGTGCTGGCTGTGATCGACCGTTCGGTTCAAACGCAGCAGGCCGCCGCTCAGGAAGCGCAGATTGCCGTGGCGCAGGCCGATGCCGATCTGGCGCAATCCAATCTCGACCGGGCCCTGCAACTGGTTGAGCGAGGCTTTATCTCCAAGGCGGAAATCGACCGCCTCACCGCAACGCGCGATTCGGCGGTTGCCCGGATCAAGGTCGCGCGGGCCCAGCTTTCAGAGCTTCGTGCACGCAACGCGCGGCTCAACATCGTCGCACCCGCCTCTGGTTATGTGCTTGAGCGCAACGTTGAACCCGGCCAAACGGTGAGCGCGGGATCGGGCGCATTGTTCACCATTGCGCGCGGCGGCGAATTTGAAATGATGGCGCAGGTCAGTGAAAGCCAGCTCGCCTCGCTTTCCACCGGAGTTCAGGCCAGCGTTACGCCAACCGGATCTGAGAAAAGCTTCACTGGACAGGTTTGGCAGCTTTCACCGACCATTGATGCGCAAACCCGTCAGGGCACGGCGCGGATTGCCTTGTCGTACGCGCCAGAGCTTCGTCCCGGAGGTTTTGCCACCGCAACCATCAACAGCGGCAGTGTGACCGCGACTGTCCTTCCTGAAAGCGCGGTTCTTGCCGATGAAGAAGGCAGCTATGTCTATGTGATCGATGCTGAGAACAAGGCAGTGCGCACGCCAGTGGAAACGGGCATGGTGACCCCCCAAGGCATTGCCATCGTCGGCGGGCTTACCGGTAATGAAAGCATCGTTGAAAAAGCGGGCGGGTTCCTCAATCCGGGTGAAACCGTCAATCCCAAGCGCGCTGAACAATAG
- a CDS encoding DnaJ C-terminal domain-containing protein, producing the protein MRDPYKTLGIARTASEKEIKSAYRKLAKELHPDRNKDNPKAAEKFSDATKAYDLLSDKNKRAQFDRGEIDADGNPANPFAGMGAGGPGAGARGYGPGASRSGGFRDAEFQGFGNEDMDLGDLFEGLFGGGRRRASEPPRGGFGGGGFGARGAPPPRKGADIQYRLAVPFVDAASGKDQRITLADGKAISLKLPAGVEDGTQMRLKGKGHKGPGGFGDGIVMVEVAPHPFFKRDGDNIRMDLPITLDEAVHGGKVKCPTVDGPVMLTLKPGANGGTVMRLSGKGWTKKGASGDKPARGDQLVTLEIQMPEDLDALAQKLGDWKDPAKPRAKFGL; encoded by the coding sequence ATGCGTGATCCGTATAAAACCCTTGGCATTGCCCGCACGGCCTCCGAAAAGGAGATCAAGAGCGCGTATCGTAAGCTCGCCAAAGAGCTTCACCCTGACCGCAATAAGGACAACCCCAAGGCCGCCGAGAAGTTCTCGGATGCGACCAAGGCCTATGACCTGCTCTCCGACAAGAACAAGCGCGCGCAGTTTGACCGGGGAGAGATCGACGCCGATGGCAATCCCGCGAACCCCTTTGCAGGCATGGGAGCAGGCGGACCGGGCGCTGGGGCACGTGGCTATGGGCCGGGCGCCTCGCGCTCTGGCGGCTTTCGCGACGCCGAGTTTCAGGGCTTTGGCAATGAAGACATGGATTTGGGCGATTTGTTCGAAGGGCTGTTCGGCGGTGGGCGCAGGCGCGCAAGCGAACCACCCAGAGGGGGCTTTGGCGGCGGGGGCTTTGGCGCACGCGGCGCTCCTCCCCCTCGCAAAGGCGCAGACATTCAGTATCGCCTCGCGGTGCCGTTCGTCGATGCAGCGTCGGGCAAGGATCAGCGCATAACGCTCGCCGATGGCAAGGCGATCAGCCTCAAGCTGCCCGCAGGGGTCGAAGATGGCACGCAAATGCGCCTCAAAGGTAAGGGGCATAAGGGCCCCGGCGGCTTTGGCGATGGGATTGTCATGGTCGAAGTGGCCCCTCACCCTTTCTTCAAACGCGATGGCGACAACATCCGCATGGATTTGCCGATCACACTCGATGAAGCGGTGCACGGGGGCAAGGTCAAATGCCCGACGGTCGATGGGCCAGTGATGCTGACGCTGAAACCGGGCGCCAATGGCGGCACGGTCATGCGTTTGAGCGGCAAAGGCTGGACCAAGAAAGGCGCATCTGGCGATAAACCGGCGCGCGGCGACCAGCTGGTGACGCTGGAAATTCAAATGCCCGAAGATCTCGACGCGCTGGCGCAAAAGCTTGGTGATTGGAAAGATCCGGCCAAACCGCGCGCCAAGTTCGGGCTTTAG
- the mnmA gene encoding tRNA 2-thiouridine(34) synthase MnmA, which yields MNSTLASTISPTFGLDTAALFDLSRPASECRIVVAMSGGVDSSVVAALAADTGAEVIGITLQLYDYGAATGRKGACCAGDDIADARAVCDRLGIAHYVFDHESAFKEEVVDQFADEYLAGRTPVPCIRCNMGPKFTDLFRMARELGADCLATGHYVRRVEAEDGPHLYRAHDATRDQSYFLYATTREQLDYIRFPLGGLPKTKVRELAEAAGLRNAMKPDSQDICFVPDGNYAKIVTKLRPEGGVPGNIVHAATGEVLGEHKGIVHYTVGQRKGLDIGGQPEPLYVIKLDAETREVRVGPKRMLAVESAEVIETNRIGAIPEGAQLTAKVRSLAKPVPITLEGPLGDDATTRIRFGEPEFGVAPGQAAVIYAGERVIGGGWIDSTEAVAS from the coding sequence ATGAATAGCACCCTTGCCTCCACCATTAGTCCCACTTTTGGGCTCGATACGGCCGCTTTGTTCGACCTTTCGCGCCCTGCGTCTGAATGCCGAATCGTCGTCGCGATGAGCGGCGGGGTCGATTCGTCCGTTGTCGCAGCGCTCGCCGCTGATACAGGCGCAGAGGTTATCGGCATCACGCTGCAGCTTTATGATTATGGCGCTGCCACAGGCCGCAAGGGCGCGTGTTGTGCGGGCGATGACATCGCTGATGCGCGTGCGGTGTGCGATCGGCTTGGCATTGCGCACTATGTCTTCGATCATGAAAGCGCCTTTAAAGAAGAAGTCGTCGACCAGTTCGCTGACGAATATCTTGCAGGCCGCACGCCGGTGCCGTGCATCCGCTGTAATATGGGGCCCAAGTTTACTGACCTGTTCCGCATGGCGCGCGAGCTTGGCGCGGATTGCCTGGCGACTGGGCATTATGTTCGCCGCGTTGAGGCAGAAGACGGACCACATCTCTACCGCGCCCATGATGCAACGCGCGATCAGTCCTACTTCCTCTATGCAACCACGCGCGAGCAACTCGACTACATCCGCTTTCCCCTTGGCGGACTTCCCAAGACCAAGGTGCGCGAGCTTGCCGAGGCGGCTGGCCTGCGCAATGCGATGAAGCCCGATAGTCAGGACATCTGCTTTGTGCCCGACGGGAACTACGCCAAGATCGTGACCAAGCTGCGTCCCGAAGGCGGTGTGCCGGGCAATATCGTTCACGCGGCGACTGGCGAGGTTCTGGGCGAGCACAAGGGCATCGTCCACTACACCGTGGGCCAGCGCAAAGGGCTTGATATAGGCGGACAGCCAGAGCCTCTTTATGTGATCAAGCTTGACGCCGAAACGCGCGAGGTTCGCGTAGGGCCCAAGCGGATGCTGGCGGTGGAAAGCGCCGAGGTGATCGAAACAAACCGTATCGGCGCCATCCCCGAAGGTGCGCAGCTCACCGCAAAGGTTCGCAGTCTTGCAAAGCCTGTACCGATCACGCTTGAAGGGCCGCTCGGCGACGATGCAACGACCCGCATCCGTTTTGGGGAGCCTGAATTCGGCGTTGCTCCGGGGCAGGCTGCGGTGATCTATGCGGGTGAGCGGGTGATTGGCGGCGGATGGATCGATTCGACCGAAGCGGTCGCGTCTTAA
- a CDS encoding GlsB/YeaQ/YmgE family stress response membrane protein, which produces MGWIVALIVGGVAGWLASMVMNRDASMGIFWNIVVGCIGSVIGNMIVGPLLGISGSVQEFSLIGLGVAVVGAVVLLGILNLIQRGRVQG; this is translated from the coding sequence ATGGGTTGGATTGTTGCACTTATCGTAGGCGGTGTCGCCGGCTGGCTGGCCAGCATGGTTATGAACCGCGATGCCTCCATGGGCATTTTCTGGAACATCGTTGTGGGCTGTATCGGCTCGGTTATCGGCAATATGATTGTCGGGCCGCTGCTTGGTATCAGCGGAAGCGTTCAGGAATTTTCACTTATCGGGCTTGGTGTCGCAGTGGTCGGCGCGGTCGTCCTGCTCGGAATTCTGAACCTGATCCAGCGTGGACGCGTTCAAGGCTGA